A genomic window from Triticum urartu cultivar G1812 chromosome 7, Tu2.1, whole genome shotgun sequence includes:
- the LOC125524560 gene encoding G-type lectin S-receptor-like serine/threonine-protein kinase LECRK4, whose product MLVSSKAATSQESCMTTNQADNYIFTAAGAFGSRLGALASTVCKRQNGRPEEFFDQGLTTDADCRQYKEQPCSAITSTDHSSTRQMKPLGTSPSSGLHLAPLLIVLLMHRPHLLVVVADNLTAGSSLRPPQYITCPSGDFAFGFRALDYDPSHFLLAVWFNLNLDLAADPRQKKVVWYAKDPISDSAIMATGQAVFSITPHGELLLTDSTTGGNIWTNPSPGQSGNVLTLQDSGNLQFIAIGGSAVVWETFGHPTDTLLPGQTMASGAKLQSKQSDTDFSAGRFSLYVQADGNIVLYLMNLAGDNMDSYNSYWRTGTDQPGQTQDGNTTLFFDSPGHLHYQIKDGTMHDLTPPVPNSAVSYYQHATLDPDGIVRVYIQQKNATGRRNVPWTIFGLFPSNGCNSSTTGWEGMCGPNSYCVYGPNNKLDCECPSGYSFIDPRLKYRGCTPVFVPQSCDGKNRPSEFSLVKLPNTTWSLSSYRGYSYTTEEQCDNSCLRDCFCTATLFDGKVCHKMALLAGAGWQEGSLNMKASIKVRTSSLPMPTSPRRPLPYLLLICSVLLMLAAASSLMLQCCLRKKNTNHDFLRVFTGKELYKATNGFHKLLGKGGFGEVYHGVIMSPHTSDVAVKKLINSNEYSEREFANEVQSIGRIHHRNLVRMVGYCKEREQRMLVFEFMPGGSLRSFLFQPQRPLWTWRVEAAIGIAKGLEYLHEGCDYPIIHCDIKPDNILLDGKSNPKITDFGIAELLNNQQMHTTVTNIRGTRGYIAPEWFQNDRRIDTKVDVYSFGVVLLEMICCRKCQDPVTGQDGDDSVTLFWWAGQLVCHGRIEVLLHGDDDAMEDLVRVERFSRVAFWCIEPNPLLRPTMHQVVQMLEGVVEVGLLPDPPSSTDSPPLISSVDRSASLSSDTPLTPLQVE is encoded by the coding sequence ATGCTGGTGTCCAGCAAGGCAGCAACGTCTCAGGAGTCATGCATGACAACCAACCAAGCAGATAATTATATCTTCACCGCCGCCGGTGCCTTTGGTTCTAGATTGGGTGCCTTGGCCTCGACCGTCTGCAAGAGACAAAACGGCCGGCCGGAGGAATTCTTCGATCAGGGACTGACCACTGACGCTGATTGCAGGCAGTATAAAGAACAACCTTGCTCGGCTATTACCTCCACAGACCACAGCTCCACACGACAAATGAAGCCCTTAGGCACATCGCCCTCTTCTGGCCTGCACCTTGCTCCATTGCTAATTGTCCTATTGATGCACCGGCCGCATCTGCTTGTAGTCGTAGCGGACAACCTCACGGCCGGATCGTCTCTCAGGCCCCCTCAGTACATCACCTGCCCCTCCGGTGACTTCGCCTTCGGCTTCCGTGCCCTCGACTATGACCCCAGTCACTTCCTCCTCGCCGTCTGGTTCAACCTCAACCTTGACCTGGCAGCCGACCCCAGGCAGAAGAAGGTGGTGTGGTACGCGAAAGACCCGATCTCAGACTCGGCAATCATGGCCACGGGGCAGGCCGTGTTCAGCATCACCCCCCATGGTGAGCTCTTGCTCACAGACTCCACCACCGGCGGCAACATCTGGACGAACCCGAGCCCTGGCCAGTCTGGGAACGTCCTGACGCTACAGGACTCGGGCAACCTCCAGTTCATCGCCATCGGGGGGAGCGCCGTCGTCTGGGAGACCTTTGGGCACCCGACCGACACGCTCCTCCCGGGTCAGACAATGGCCTCCGGAGCAAAACTTCAGTCTAAGCAATCGGACACGGACTTCTCCGCTGGCCGCTTCAGCTTGTATGTGCAGGCTGACGGCAATATCGTCTTGTACCTCATGAACCTCGCCGGTGACAACATGGACTCGTACAATTCATACTGGCGCACCGGCACCGACCAGCCCGGGCAAACCCAGGACGGCAACACCACCCTTTTCTTCGACTCGCCGGGTCACCTCCACTACCAGATCAAGGATGGCACGATGCACGATCTGACACCTCCCGTGCCGAACTCCGCCGTTAGTTACTACCAGCATGCAACGCTTGATCCGGATGGCATTGTTCGTGTCTACATCCAGCAGAAGAATGCCACCGGAAGGCGCAACGTGCCATGGACGATCTTTGGGCTGTTCCCAAGCAATGGTTGCAACAGCAGCACTACAGGCTGGGAAGGAATGTGCGGCCCCAACTCGTACTGTGTTTATGGTCCTAACAACAAGCTCGATTGTGAGTgcccaagtggttactccttcaTCGATCCTAGGCTCAAGTACAGAGGCTGCACACCAGTGTTCGTGCCACAGAGCTGCGATGGGAAGAACCGGCCCTCCGAATTCAGTCTTGTTAAATTGCCAAACACCACTTGGTCGCTGTCATCATACAGAGGGTATTCGTACACCACAGAGGAGCAGTGCGACAACTCATGCTTGCGAGACTGCTTCTGCACCGCCACTCTGTTCGATGGAAAAGTTTGTCACAAAATGGCATTATTGGCGGGCGCAGGATGGCAGGAGGGAAGCCTCAACATGAAGGCATCGATCAAGGTGCGGACAAGCAGCCTCCCGATGCCGACATCACCGAGAAGACCATTGCCTTATTTACTGCTGATTTGCTCGGTGCTATTGATGCTGGCTGCAGCAAGTAGTCTCATGCTACAGTGTTGCCTTCGGAAGAAGAACACTAACCATGATTTCCTGAGGGTTTTCACCGGGAAGGAGCTTTACAAAGCCACCAATGGCTTTCACAAGTTGTTGGGCAAAGGAGGCTTTGGAGAGGTCTACCATGGGGTGATAATGTCGCCACACACCTCTGATGTAGCAGTGAAGAagctcatcaactccaacgaGTACAGCGAGAGGGAGTTCGCGAATGAGGTGCAGTCCATCGGCAGGATTCATCATCGGAATCTAGTCCGCATGGTTGGTTACTGCAAGGAGCGGGAGCAAAGGATGCTTGTGTTCGAGTTCATGCCAGGTGGCTCCCTTCGAAGCTTCCTCTTCCAGCCTCAACGGCCGTTGTGGACATGGCGTGTAGAGGCAGCAATTGGGATTGCCAAAGGGCTAGAGTATTTACATGAAGGCTGTGATTATCCGATCATTCATTGCGACATCAAGCCCGACAATATACTTCTAGATGGCAAGAGCAATCCAAAGATAACTGACTTTGGGATCGCCGAGCTTCTCAACAACCAGCAGATGCACACCACAGTGACCAATATCAGAGGTACAAGGGGCTATATTGCCCCTGAGTGGTTCCAAAATGATAGGCGCATCGATACCAAAGTTGATGTTTACAGCTTCGGTGTTGTGCTACTGGAGATGATATGCTGCCGGAAGTGCCAGGATCCGGTGACCGGGCAGGATGGTGATGACTCGGTCACGCTATTCTGGTGGGCCGGTCAGTTGGTCTGTCATGGAAGGATTGAGGTGTTGTTGCATGGTGACGACGACGCCATGGAGGACTTGGTCAGAGTGGAGAGATTCTCGCGTGTGGCGTTCTGGTGCATTGAGCCGAATCCTTTGCTGCGACCAACAATGCACCAGGTTGTGCAGATGTTGGAGGGTGTGGTTGAGGTCGGCCTCCTACCTGATCCTCCAAGCTCCACAGATTCACCACCCTTAATCTCTTCAGTTGACCGGAGTGCTTCGCTGTCAAGTGATACTCCTCTTACTCCTCTTCAGGTGGAGTGA